The nucleotide sequence GAAGTTCGTGGAGCTCGGCGCGTGCACCACCGACCCGGAGGTGTACGGCGAGATCACCCGCCGCGCCACGGGCGCCTTCCCGGTACCGGGCGCGGGCGGACCCGCGTAACGCTCGCAGCCACCCACGTACCGCCGCCTTCCCGTGCGCACGTACCTACGCACGGCGGCCGGCCGCTGTCCCGCGCGCCCCCGCGCCTCCCGTACTTCTCGCCCCCACTCTCGCAAGGCCACCCCGTGTTCGACTTCGCCGTGTTCGGCTCCCTCTTCCTCACCCTCTTCGTGATCATGGACCCCCCCGGCATCACGCCGATCTTCCTCGCCCTGACCTCGGGCCGGCCGGGCAAGATCCAGCGCGCCATGGCCTGGCAGGCGGCGGCCGTCGCCTTCGGGGTGATCACCGTCTTCGGCATCCTGGGCCAGCAGATCCTGGACTACCTGCACGTCTCCATCCCGGCCCTGATGATCGCCGGCGGTCTGCTCCTGCTGCTGATCGCGCTGGACCTGCTGACCGGCAAGACCGACGAGCCCAAGCAGACGAAGGACGTGAACGTCGCCCTCGTCCCGCTCGGCATGCCCCTGCTCGCGGGTCCCGGCGCCATCGTCTCCGTCATCCTGGCCGTACAACACGCGAACGGCGCCTCGGCCCAGGTCTCCGTCTGGGCGGCGATCGTCGCCATGCACCTGGTGCTGTGGCTGACCATGCGCTACTCGCTGCTGATCATCCGGGTCATCAAGGAAGGCGGCGTGGTCCTGGTGACGAGACTCGCGGGCATGATGCTGTCGGCCATCGCGGTGCAGCAGATCATCAACGGCATCACCCAGGTGATCCGCACGAGCTGACGAGAGAGTGGTCCACATCGCGCTGCGCCGCGAACGGGCGCGACGATGAGTTTCGCCGGCCCGGCCGGTCTCACCACCGTTGTCGACCACAGGAGGAGCACATGGCTCAGCTGCTGAGAGTCCAGAATTTCAACGTATCGAGCGACGGTATCGGCGCCGGTGAGGACCAGACCCTGGAGAGGCCGTTCGGTCATGTCGATCCCGGGAAGCTGTTCGCCTGGGCCGGTGCCACGGCGAGCTGGCCCATGCGCACCGACCCCGGGGGCAGCCGGGGCCTGGACGACTACCTCACGCGGGACTATCCCCGCAACATCGGCGCCGAGATCATGGGCCGCAACAAGTTCGGGCCCCTGCGCGGGCCCTGGCAGGACCACGAGTGGCAGGGCTGGTGGGGCGACGAGCCCCCGTTCCGCACCCCGGTCTTCGTCCTGACCCACCACGAGCGCCCCTCGCTCACGCTGTCCGACACCACGTTCCACTTCGTCGCCGGCGACCCGGCCACGGTCCTCGAACAGGCCAAGGAGGCGGCGCAGGGCAAGGACGTCCGACTGGGCGGCGGCGCCACCACCATCCGCCAGTTCCTCGACGCCGACCTGGTCGACACCCTGCACGTCGCGGTCTCCCCGCTGAAGCTCGGCACAGGAGTACGCCTCTGGGAGTCCCCTGACGACCTGCTCGACCGCTTCCACCTGGACGTCGTCCCCAGCCCGAGCGGAGTGACCCACCACCTCTTCTGGCGCAAGTAATCCGCCCGCACCGGCCGGGCGCGGACAGCGCTGCGCCCCCGTACGGGTGATTCGTGTACGGGGGCGCCGGGTACTGACGAAGTGCGTGAGAGTTACGAGGCCGACTGCTCGGCCGGTCGGATGTAGATGCGCTGGCCCATCGCTGCGGCCTGCTGCACGATCCGATTGACGGAGGCGGCGTCTACAACGGTGCTGTCCACGGGCGAACCGTCGACGTCGTCGAGGCGCGTGATTTCGAAGCGCAAGGCTTCTCCCTTCGTCTGATCCTCCTGCTGGAGAACTACTGGTGACGGCACATGTCCGTCGTTGGTTTCATACTGCACAACGGCTTGCCCTCTGCAAACATTCCCTACGCTAAGGAAATTTTTCGGACGGCTAACTACTGGCGGGTACGATGTCGTCCACGGAGAATGAACGGCGTATGAGTGAGGCAGAGATCGATCCAGAGACCAGCGACATCGGCGCCCGGCTGGAGCGCACCAACGCACTGCTCCAGAGGATGCTCGCCGAGGTCGCGAAGACTCCGTCCACGCATGCCATCTTCGTCGACGCCGGTTACGTCTATGCTGCGGCCGGGTTGCTTGTAACGGGTACCGAGGACCGGCGGTCGTTCGATCTTGACGCCGAAGGGCTCATCGAGGCGTTCATCGACAAGGCCAGGATCATCTTCGCGGACAGCAGGCTGCTGCGCGTCTACTGGTACGACGGCGCCAGGCGCCGTATCCACACCCCGGAGCAGCAGTCCATCGCCGAGCTGCCCGACGTCAAGGTGCGGCTCGGCAATCTCAACGCCAACAACCAGCAGAAGGGCGTCGACTCGCTGATCCGTACGGATCTCGAATCGCTCGCCCGGCACCGCGCCATCAGCGACGCCGCGCTGGTCGGCGGCGACGAGGACCTGGTGTCGGCCGTCGAGGCCGCGCAGGGCTACGGGGCGCGGGTGCATCTGTGGGGCATCGAGGCGGCCGACGGGCGCAACCAGGCCGAGCCGCTGCTCTGGGAGGTCGACAGCCAGCGCACCTTCGACCTCGAATTCTGCAAGCCGTACGTCTCCCGGCGGCCGGTCACCACGTACGAGCACGAGGGCGACCCGCCGCCCTCACGCGACCAGGTCCGGTTCGTCGGCGCGCAGATCGCGGCCACCTGGCTGGTCGAGCGGGGACGGGAGGCGATGGGCGAGCTGCTGCCGGGGCTGCCGTACCTGCCGGGCCCGGTGGACCAGGACCTGCTGATCGAGGCGGAGAGGCTGCTCCAGCGGTCCCTGCGAGGCCACTCCATGCTGCGCAGGGCCCTGCGGGACGGGTTCTGGCAGCATCTTCAGTCGCAGTACTGACCGTCGGACGAAACCCGGCCGCCTCAGCCGTACAGGTCCCAGAAGTCCGTCAGTGCCGCCGTCGTCTCCAGCGGTCTGTCCGTGTTGGGGGAGTGCTCCGCACCCTCGATCACCGTCCTGCGCGCCCGCAGCCGGTGGGCCATCTCGTCCAGGAGCGGCACCGGCCAGGTGTCGTCGCGTTCGCCGGACAGTACGTACATGGGCAACGGCGGCCGCAGCGCGGCCAGTTCGGCCACCCGGTCCGGTTCGGTCGCGAGCTGGCGGCTGGTGACGGCGAGCTGGAGCGGATTGTTGCGCAGCCAGCGCTCCCGCATCAGCGCGCCGTCCTGCGCCGTGACCTCCTCCGGCGGCTCCATCGTCTGGAAGGCGTCCCAGACCTCCGCCATCGTCATGACGGGCAGCACGTCCTGGAGGAGCTTCACCCGCTGCTGCTGCGACGGGGAGATCTGCGCGGGGCCCGAGCACATCAGCGTCAGGGAGCGGAACGCGCCCCGGTCGGCCAGTGCGGCGACGCGGGCGACCTGGCCGCCCATGGAGTGGCCCACCAGATGCACCGGGGCGCCGATCGCCGCGGTCTGCGCGAGGACGTCGGCGGCCAGCTCGTCCTGCGCGTACGCCTCTTCCGTGTCGGGTCCCGGCGTCTCGTACTGCCCCCGGCCGTCGACGGCGAACGCGCGGTAGCCGGCGCGGGTGAGCGGCTCCAGCATCGTCGTGAAGTCCTCCTTGCTGCCGGTGAAGCCGGGCAGCAGGAGGACGGTTCCGCGCGGCGGCCCTTCCGGGGCTGCTTCCAGGGCGGCGAAGTCGCCCCTGGCGGTGGTCAGGGTGCGGGCGCGTGCGCAGGGGGGCAGGACGAAGGTCGGCGGCCGGCTCATGGCATGAGGCTAGCGCGCCCGCCGCGAACGGCCCCCGCCGCACACCGACGGCCCGGCACCCCTCGCAGGGGGCCGGGCCGTCGGGCGGTGCGGTGAGCCGACGCGGGTCAGCTCTCGGTTGTCGTCGCCGCTGCCGTACTGGCACGGCGGCGGCGCTGCTTCGGCGCGGTCGGGGCGGTTTCGGCCCCGGCCTCCGGAGCGGCGGCGGGCGCCGGGACGGACTCGGCCGTCTCGACAGCCACGGCCTTCTTGGCGCGGGTGCGGCGGCGGGGCTTCTCCTCGGCGACCGGCGCTTCGGCCGGTGCCTCGGTGGGCACCGCCTTGGCGGCCACGGCCGACTCGGCCGACTGCTTGGCGACGCGGGTGCGGCGGCGGGGCTTGGTCTCCACCGCCGGTGCCTCGGCGACGGGCGCCTCGGCCGGTGCCTCGGTCGTCACCGCCGTCTCCACGGCGTCCGCCGCGGGCTTCGCCGCGCGGGTACGGCGGCGGCGCGGCTTGACCGCGGCCTCCTCCGCCTCCGCTGCCGGCTCGGCGATGACGGGCTCGGCCGTCGCCGTCTCAGGGGCGGCCACGGTCTCGACGGCGCTCGCGCGGGTACGCCGGCGCCGACGCGGCGTGCGCGGCTCGGCGGGCTCGACAGCCGGCAGGGGCGCCTGCTGGAACTGCGGCTCGTCGGCCGGCTCGGTCACGGCGACCGGTGCGACCGGCGTGACAGGAGCCACGGCGGTCACGGCGGCCGACTCGGCCGCCGCTCCGCCACGGGTGCGGCGGCGCTGACGCGGTGTGCGCGTACGGGCCGGGCGCTCCTCCCGTACCGGGGTGGCCGTCGCGGCGGACTTGCGGCCACGGCCGCCCGTCTCGCCCAGGTCCTCGACCTGCTCGGCGGAGAGCCCGGCGCGGGTCCGGTCGGTACGCGGCAGGATGCCCCGCGTGCCGGCCGGGATGTTCAGCTCCTCGAAGAGGTGCGCCGAGGTCGAGTACGTCTCGGGCGGGTCGGGGAAGCCCAGGTCCAGCGCCTTGTTGATCAGCTGCCAGCGCGGGATGTCGTCCCAGTCGACCAGCGTGACGGCGATACCCGAGGCGCCCGCGCGGCCGGTGCGGCCGATGCGGTGGAGGTAGGTCTTCTCCTCCTCCGGCGACTGGTAGTTGATGACGTGTGTCACGCCTTCGACGTCGATGCCACGGGCGGCGACGTCCGTGCAGACCAGCACGTCCACCTTGCCGTTGCGGAAGGCGCGCAGCGCCTGCTCCCTGGCGCCCTGGCCCAGGTCGCCGTGGACGGCGCCGGAGGCGAAGCCGCGCTGGGCGAGCTGGTCGGCGATGTCGGCGGCCGTGCGCTTCGTACGGCAGAAGATCATGGCGAGGCCACGGCCTTCGGCCTGGAGGATGCGCGCGACCATCTCCGGCTTGTCCATGGAGTGGGCGCGGTAGACGCGCTGTGTGGTGTTGGCCACGGTCGCGCCGGCGTCGTCGGGCGACGTGGCGCTGATGTGGGTGGGCTGCGACATGTAGCGGCGGGCGAGACCGATCACGGCGCCCGGCATCGTCGCGGAGAAGAGCATCGTCTGGCGCTTGGCCGGCAGCAGCTGGATGATCCGCTCGACGTCGGGCAGGAAGCCCAGGTCGAGCATCTCGTCGGCCTCGTCGAGCACGAGCGAGCGCACGTGCGAGAGGTCGAGCTTGCGCTGGCCCGCCAGGTCGAGCAGCCGGCCGGGGGTGCCGACGATCACGTCGACGCCCTTCTTCAGCGCTTCGACCTGCGGCTCGTACGCCCGGCCGCCGTAGATGGCGAGGACCCGCACATTGCGGACCTTGCCGGCGGTCAGCAGGTCGTTGGTGACCTGCTGGCACAGCTCGCGGGTCGGTACGACGACGAGCGCCTGCGGCGCGTTCGTCAGCTTCTCGGGCACGGCGCGGCCGGCCTCGACGTCCGCGGGGACGGTGACGCATTCGAGCAGGGGGATGCCGAAACCGAGGGTCTTGCCCGTGCCGGTCTTGGCCTGCCCGATGACATCCTTGCCGGACAGCGCGACCGGCAGGGTCATCTCTTGGATCGGGAAGGCGGACATGATGCCGACGGCCTCTAGTGCTTCGGCCGTCTCGGGGAGGATTCCGAGCTCTCGGAAAGTCGTAGTCAGGGTGCTGCCTCTTCTGTGAGACGCGACCCGAGGCGAACGATGGGGGTCGTACCGCACCTGGGTACTCGGCCGGCCGTGGGTTGGCCGGATGGCGCGGGACCACTGCCGTCGCTCGAGCGCTCGTGCCGCTGAGGGGGCCCCTCATCTGCAGGTCGTACGCAGCTGTGCGCACGGTCCACGCGGAGGGCGGTCGGGGCGGAGCCGATCGGGCCACCGACCGGGCATCCTCACACTGTCAATACTGCTAAACACTGCGATCGCCCGCCGGATACTCGGCAGGCGCATTACCACTGTACCCCGGAATCGCGCATCTGTGTTGGTGGAATTCGACGGGCCAGTGTGCGGGGCGTGTTCGGACGGCCCCTTACGAGGGGCGCCGGCCGGGCTATTGTGCGCTCCATGGAGACGCCCGACAACGCCACCGCACCCGAATCCACCGCCGTAACACCCACCGGGATCGCCGCCCAGGACTGGGCCACAGCTTCCTCGGAGCCGCAGTACCACGCGGCCGTCGTGGATCTGCTGGGAGCGCTGGCCTACGGCGAGCTCGCGGCCTTCGAGCGGCTCGCCGAGGACGCCAAACTCGCGCCGACCCTGCCCGACAAGGCCGCCCTCGCGAAAATGGCCGCCGCGGAATTCCACCACTTCGAGCAGCTCAACGAACGGCTCAGCGAGATCGACGTGGAACCCACGAGCGCGATGGAGCCCTTCGCCAAGGCACTCGACGAATTCCACCGGCAGACCGCGCCTTCGGACTGGCTGGAAGGGCTGGTCAAGGCATATGTCGGCGATTCCATCGCCAGTGACTTCTACCGTGAGGTGGCCGCCCGGCTCGACACGGACACCCGCGCGCTGGTGCTCGCTGTGCTGGACGACACAGGGCACGGCAACTTCGCCGTCGAGAAGGTGCGCGCGGCGATCGAGGCGGAGCCGCGCGTCGGCGGCCGGCTCGCGCTGTGGGCGCGGCGGCTGATGGGCGAGGCGCTGTCGCAGGCGCAGCGGGTCGTGGCGGACCGGGACGCGCTGTCCACGATGCTGGTGGGCGGGGTGGCCGACGGGTTCGACCTGGCCGAGGTGGGCCGGATGTTCTCGCGGATCACCGAGGCACACACCAAGCGGATGGCGGCGCTGGGCCTCGCCGCCTGACGGTCCGGCGACGGCGACGGCGACAACGACAACGGACCCGCCGTCACACGGCGGGTCCGGGGTACGGCGGTTACGGCGTCAGGCGTTCAGGACGGCATGGCGCGGCGCAGGGTACGCGCCGAGGGGCGCAGCAGCAGCGAGATGAGTACGGCACCGACGATGGCGGCGCCCAGCAGCGTCGCCAGCGCGTGGCCGGGGCCGAGCGCCATGTGCGTCACGAAAGCGCCGAACAGGGCGCCGAGCGGACCCGCGCCCAGCACGGTCCTGCGGGCGGGCAGCCGGTGGGCGAGCAGCCCGGCGGCTGCCAGCGACAGGACCAGCCCGAGCAGGACGGATCCGAGGGTTTCCAGGACCACTGCTGATCACCTCGCGTCATCGGGGGTGGCGTGCGGTCGGCACGGCGTCGACGGTCTTGTGTGTCACGCCGTCATTACCCGGCGTGCGCGGAACGCAACCCTCCCGTGACAGCGCAATGATCCCGCCGAAACAGCGCGAAGGCCCGGCGGGAGGTCCCGCCGGGCCTTCGCCCGAATGTCCGTCACGACCGAGGTCGGCCGGACCGGCCCAAGGAGCCGGGTACTACAGCGTGCCGAATCCGACCCGTCGTGTCGTCGGCTCACCGATCTCCACGTACGCGACCCGGTCGGCCGGTACGAGGACCCTGCGGCCCTTCTCGTCCGTGAGACTGAGCAGCTGCGCCTTGCCGGCCAGCGCGTCGGCCACGGCGCGCTCAACCTCTTCGGCGGACTGCCCGCTCTCCAGAACGATCTCCCGGGGTGCGTGCTGCACGCCGATCTTGACCTCCACGGCTATGTCCCTCCGAACGGTCACAGGTGCGCGGCCAGCCGCGCGGTACGCAGCACACATTAGCCCGGCGGGACCGCGCACAGGACGCCACGGGGAACGCCGGCAGCGAACACGCGCCGCCCGGCACGATCCGGACGCGGTCTAAGGCTTGTCGGGGTGCTGCTCGCTGCCGTGCAGCGGGAAGCCGGCGATACCGCGCCAGGCCAGTGAGGTGAGGAGCTCGACGGCCCGCTCCCTGGGGATGGCGGACTCGCTCGACAGCCAGTAGCGGGCGACCACCTGGGACACGCCGCCGAGGCCGACGGCCAGCAGCATGGACTCTTCCTTGGACAGCGCGGTGTCGGAGGCGATGACGTCGCTGATCGCCTCGGCGCACTGGAGCGCCACGCGGTCGACGCGCTCGCGCACCGCGGGCTCGTTCGTCAGGTCCGACTCGAAGACCAGCCGGAAGGCGCCGCCCTCGTCCTCGACGTAGGCGAAGTAGGCGTCCATCGTCGCCTCGACGCGCAGCTTGTTGTCGGTCGTCGACGCCAGTGCCGTACGGACCGCCTGGAGCAGCGCCTCGCAGTGCTGGTCGAGGAGGGCCAGGTACAGCTCAAGCTTGCCGGGGAAGTGCTGGTACAGGACCGGCTTGCTGACGCCCGCCCGGTCGGCGATGTCGTCCATCGCCGCCGCGTGGTAGCCCTGCGCGACGAACACTTCCTGAGCCGCGCCCAGCAGCTGGTTGCGCCTGGCGCGACGCGGCAGCCGCGTCCCCCGTGGGCGTGCCGCCTCGGTCTGCTCTATGGCTGTCACGCCGCCTCCCAAAAAAGTCGATCTCCGCGCGCGGTGCGCCGCGCCACCCATCGTACTTTTGGGTAACCCGGCGGCGGGCCGTGCGGACGCAGAATTTCACGGACCGGACGGCCAAAGACGGCCAATGCCGACGAAATCCGATCAGCGGTACTCGTCCTCGTCGGTCGGGACCGTACGGGCCTGCTCGACCGCGTCCGCCTCCGGCACCTCGATGTCGCTGTCGACGGCCGCCTCGGCCGCTTCGGTCTCGTCCGGTTCTCCGCTCTCGTCGGGCTCGTCGGATTCGGTCCTGTCCTCGTCGGGCTCTGCGGGGTCGACCGGCATACCAGCCTTCTCTCCTCGTTGCCTCACCTACGAGCGTAGGAGCGGGGCGGGTGCGGCGCCATATGGTCTGTGACGGCGAACACGCAGACCGGGGCGTGACGGTCTCGTAACATTGCCGCATGCCTTCGACCGACCTGCCGGAAACTCTCGCCGCCACCGTGGCTCCGCGCGTCGCCGCCGTCCGTGTCGCGGACGGGGAGAAGCTGAGGTCCGTGGCGCTGCCCGGACTGACACTGACCGTCCGGGCGAGACCGGCGACCCGGGCCGGCCTGCCGCC is from Streptomyces sp. NBC_00370 and encodes:
- a CDS encoding MarC family protein — protein: MFDFAVFGSLFLTLFVIMDPPGITPIFLALTSGRPGKIQRAMAWQAAAVAFGVITVFGILGQQILDYLHVSIPALMIAGGLLLLLIALDLLTGKTDEPKQTKDVNVALVPLGMPLLAGPGAIVSVILAVQHANGASAQVSVWAAIVAMHLVLWLTMRYSLLIIRVIKEGGVVLVTRLAGMMLSAIAVQQIINGITQVIRTS
- a CDS encoding dihydrofolate reductase family protein; the encoded protein is MAQLLRVQNFNVSSDGIGAGEDQTLERPFGHVDPGKLFAWAGATASWPMRTDPGGSRGLDDYLTRDYPRNIGAEIMGRNKFGPLRGPWQDHEWQGWWGDEPPFRTPVFVLTHHERPSLTLSDTTFHFVAGDPATVLEQAKEAAQGKDVRLGGGATTIRQFLDADLVDTLHVAVSPLKLGTGVRLWESPDDLLDRFHLDVVPSPSGVTHHLFWRK
- a CDS encoding NYN domain-containing protein: MSEAEIDPETSDIGARLERTNALLQRMLAEVAKTPSTHAIFVDAGYVYAAAGLLVTGTEDRRSFDLDAEGLIEAFIDKARIIFADSRLLRVYWYDGARRRIHTPEQQSIAELPDVKVRLGNLNANNQQKGVDSLIRTDLESLARHRAISDAALVGGDEDLVSAVEAAQGYGARVHLWGIEAADGRNQAEPLLWEVDSQRTFDLEFCKPYVSRRPVTTYEHEGDPPPSRDQVRFVGAQIAATWLVERGREAMGELLPGLPYLPGPVDQDLLIEAERLLQRSLRGHSMLRRALRDGFWQHLQSQY
- a CDS encoding alpha/beta fold hydrolase: MSRPPTFVLPPCARARTLTTARGDFAALEAAPEGPPRGTVLLLPGFTGSKEDFTTMLEPLTRAGYRAFAVDGRGQYETPGPDTEEAYAQDELAADVLAQTAAIGAPVHLVGHSMGGQVARVAALADRGAFRSLTLMCSGPAQISPSQQQRVKLLQDVLPVMTMAEVWDAFQTMEPPEEVTAQDGALMRERWLRNNPLQLAVTSRQLATEPDRVAELAALRPPLPMYVLSGERDDTWPVPLLDEMAHRLRARRTVIEGAEHSPNTDRPLETTAALTDFWDLYG
- a CDS encoding DEAD/DEAH box helicase, which codes for MSAFPIQEMTLPVALSGKDVIGQAKTGTGKTLGFGIPLLECVTVPADVEAGRAVPEKLTNAPQALVVVPTRELCQQVTNDLLTAGKVRNVRVLAIYGGRAYEPQVEALKKGVDVIVGTPGRLLDLAGQRKLDLSHVRSLVLDEADEMLDLGFLPDVERIIQLLPAKRQTMLFSATMPGAVIGLARRYMSQPTHISATSPDDAGATVANTTQRVYRAHSMDKPEMVARILQAEGRGLAMIFCRTKRTAADIADQLAQRGFASGAVHGDLGQGAREQALRAFRNGKVDVLVCTDVAARGIDVEGVTHVINYQSPEEEKTYLHRIGRTGRAGASGIAVTLVDWDDIPRWQLINKALDLGFPDPPETYSTSAHLFEELNIPAGTRGILPRTDRTRAGLSAEQVEDLGETGGRGRKSAATATPVREERPARTRTPRQRRRTRGGAAAESAAVTAVAPVTPVAPVAVTEPADEPQFQQAPLPAVEPAEPRTPRRRRRTRASAVETVAAPETATAEPVIAEPAAEAEEAAVKPRRRRTRAAKPAADAVETAVTTEAPAEAPVAEAPAVETKPRRRTRVAKQSAESAVAAKAVPTEAPAEAPVAEEKPRRRTRAKKAVAVETAESVPAPAAAPEAGAETAPTAPKQRRRRASTAAATTTES
- a CDS encoding ferritin-like fold-containing protein; amino-acid sequence: METPDNATAPESTAVTPTGIAAQDWATASSEPQYHAAVVDLLGALAYGELAAFERLAEDAKLAPTLPDKAALAKMAAAEFHHFEQLNERLSEIDVEPTSAMEPFAKALDEFHRQTAPSDWLEGLVKAYVGDSIASDFYREVAARLDTDTRALVLAVLDDTGHGNFAVEKVRAAIEAEPRVGGRLALWARRLMGEALSQAQRVVADRDALSTMLVGGVADGFDLAEVGRMFSRITEAHTKRMAALGLAA
- a CDS encoding DUF3107 domain-containing protein; this translates as MEVKIGVQHAPREIVLESGQSAEEVERAVADALAGKAQLLSLTDEKGRRVLVPADRVAYVEIGEPTTRRVGFGTL
- a CDS encoding TetR/AcrR family transcriptional regulator — translated: MTAIEQTEAARPRGTRLPRRARRNQLLGAAQEVFVAQGYHAAAMDDIADRAGVSKPVLYQHFPGKLELYLALLDQHCEALLQAVRTALASTTDNKLRVEATMDAYFAYVEDEGGAFRLVFESDLTNEPAVRERVDRVALQCAEAISDVIASDTALSKEESMLLAVGLGGVSQVVARYWLSSESAIPRERAVELLTSLAWRGIAGFPLHGSEQHPDKP